A window from Corynebacterium urealyticum DSM 7109 encodes these proteins:
- a CDS encoding L,D-transpeptidase: MSFLSRIGQRQAGRVLNPRRAIVAAVAAASLVTLGACTIDTDRSEGDTSATEEAQEKKVGITASVKDGADGVNPTETVTLTSDKALSDVSLMDSAGNTIEGKLNKDKTEWRSTAGMEYGSSYTLTATNGATDLNQTFTTIQPNVLTNAYLAPLDGVTVGVGQSIALKLDSVPTDRKAVQDAISIKTEPKVEGAFYWISNTEVRWRPEHYWKPGTTVTVDAKLRGVDLGDGLYSADDRKAKFTIGDDVRAVVDDAAKTMTVTKNGQTLKTMPTSNGRDNTQWATPNGVYQIGDQYEALTMDSNTFGYSEAEGGYVTDVSYATQMSYSGIYIHAAPWSVWAQGSQNTSHGCINLSMENANWVYQNFKRGDIVTVKNSTGPTLPGYDGLGDWNIDWATWKAGNAGDGPQY, from the coding sequence ATGTCCTTTCTTTCGCGAATCGGTCAGCGCCAGGCCGGACGTGTATTGAACCCTCGTCGCGCCATCGTTGCGGCTGTCGCAGCAGCCAGCCTCGTCACGCTCGGTGCGTGCACGATCGACACCGACCGTTCGGAGGGTGACACCTCCGCCACGGAGGAAGCGCAGGAGAAGAAGGTCGGAATCACCGCATCCGTGAAGGACGGAGCCGACGGCGTGAACCCCACCGAGACGGTGACGTTGACCTCCGACAAGGCACTGTCCGACGTCAGCCTGATGGATAGCGCGGGAAACACCATCGAGGGCAAGCTCAACAAGGACAAGACCGAATGGCGTAGCACGGCCGGAATGGAATACGGCTCGAGCTACACCCTCACGGCGACCAACGGTGCGACGGACCTGAACCAGACCTTCACCACGATCCAGCCCAATGTCCTGACCAACGCTTATCTCGCGCCGCTGGATGGGGTCACGGTCGGTGTGGGGCAGTCCATCGCGCTGAAGCTCGACTCCGTTCCCACAGATCGCAAGGCTGTCCAGGACGCGATCAGCATCAAGACCGAGCCGAAAGTGGAGGGTGCGTTCTACTGGATCAGCAATACTGAGGTTCGCTGGCGCCCGGAGCACTACTGGAAGCCGGGAACCACGGTCACCGTGGACGCGAAGTTGCGCGGCGTGGACCTCGGCGACGGCCTCTACTCCGCGGACGACCGCAAGGCGAAGTTCACCATCGGTGACGATGTCCGCGCCGTCGTCGACGACGCCGCGAAGACGATGACCGTGACGAAGAACGGTCAGACGTTGAAGACGATGCCGACGTCCAACGGCCGCGATAACACGCAGTGGGCCACCCCGAATGGCGTCTACCAGATCGGCGACCAGTATGAGGCGCTGACGATGGACTCCAATACCTTCGGCTATTCCGAAGCGGAGGGTGGGTACGTCACGGACGTTTCTTATGCGACCCAGATGAGCTACTCCGGGATCTACATCCACGCAGCCCCATGGTCGGTGTGGGCGCAGGGCAGCCAGAACACCTCGCACGGCTGCATCAACCTGTCGATGGAGAACGCGAATTGGGTGTACCAGAACTTCAAGCGCGGGGACATCGTGACGGTGAAGAACTCCACGGGGCCCACGCTGCCGGGCTACGACGGCCTGGGGGACTGGAACATCGATTGGGCGACCTGGAAGGCCGGTAACGCCGGCGACGGCCCGCAGTACTAA
- a CDS encoding heavy-metal-associated domain-containing protein codes for MAAQVYKVEGMSCGHCEAAVTEELSALGGLSDIAVSAEKGTATFDNDGTVSEEQIIAAIDEAGYDAARA; via the coding sequence ATGGCTGCACAGGTTTACAAGGTTGAGGGCATGAGCTGCGGGCACTGCGAGGCCGCGGTGACCGAGGAGCTCTCCGCGCTGGGCGGGCTCAGCGACATCGCTGTGTCCGCTGAGAAGGGCACCGCCACCTTCGATAACGACGGCACCGTCAGTGAGGAGCAGATCATTGCCGCTATCGACGAGGCTGGCTACGACGCGGCGCGCGCCTAA
- a CDS encoding terminase TerL endonuclease subunit, producing MTQSSAVGKQTPSYSFFPTITASDATDAIELSEAYGLTPDPFQRFVLESWKARRADGKLASSRVGLSVPRQNGKNGALEASELFDILVLGRKVLHTAHETKTSQQAFRRLASFFRPEVNPDLARQVEQIRQVNGQEAIVLRNGGEIRFIARTKNSGRGFTADTLVLDEAQELNMEALGALLPAISSGPAGDPQQIYLGTPPGPTNDGEIFTKLRNDGHEATDPRLSWIEWSADRGCDLDDTEQWAQANPALGTRLMWDVVYDERAALDDETFARERLGMWSTEESARVIPQADWEACAEPNMRDAGGEVAIAVDISPARSTASIAAAGLTVDGAPWVDVIETRHGTPDWLLERIVAICGRQPVRAVLIDGKGPAASLIDPLKRRKIKVSITTGYNMAAAAADFYDAVLSHRLVHLDQPALNVAVASARKRRLGDAWAWNRKDVESDITPLVSATLALFGQSYSDVVRPTPRKTRRKVIVL from the coding sequence TTGACTCAATCCTCCGCCGTAGGCAAGCAAACGCCTAGCTACTCCTTCTTCCCCACGATCACCGCCTCCGACGCCACCGACGCCATCGAACTATCCGAGGCCTACGGGCTAACCCCCGACCCTTTCCAGCGCTTCGTCTTAGAGTCATGGAAGGCGCGCCGGGCGGACGGGAAGCTCGCGTCCTCGCGTGTGGGGTTGTCGGTGCCACGCCAGAACGGAAAGAACGGAGCACTGGAGGCCTCCGAGCTGTTCGACATCCTCGTTCTCGGCCGGAAGGTGCTGCACACTGCTCACGAGACGAAGACCTCGCAGCAGGCGTTCCGCCGCCTTGCGAGCTTCTTCCGCCCTGAGGTGAATCCTGATCTCGCCCGCCAGGTTGAGCAGATCCGTCAGGTCAACGGGCAGGAGGCAATCGTGCTGCGTAATGGCGGCGAGATTCGCTTCATTGCTCGGACGAAGAACTCGGGTCGTGGGTTCACCGCTGACACTCTTGTCCTCGACGAGGCGCAGGAGCTGAATATGGAGGCGCTCGGCGCTCTCCTGCCCGCGATCTCGTCCGGCCCCGCTGGCGACCCCCAGCAGATCTATCTGGGCACCCCGCCGGGGCCAACCAACGACGGCGAGATCTTCACCAAGCTGCGCAACGACGGCCACGAGGCCACGGATCCACGACTGTCGTGGATTGAGTGGTCAGCCGATCGAGGGTGCGACCTCGACGACACTGAGCAGTGGGCACAGGCCAACCCTGCGCTAGGCACCCGCTTGATGTGGGATGTCGTTTACGACGAGCGCGCCGCGCTCGATGATGAGACCTTCGCCCGCGAGCGTCTCGGCATGTGGTCGACGGAAGAATCCGCCCGGGTGATTCCCCAGGCCGACTGGGAGGCCTGCGCTGAACCGAACATGCGCGACGCTGGCGGCGAGGTTGCCATCGCGGTGGACATCTCCCCCGCCCGCTCCACAGCCTCGATCGCCGCCGCGGGGCTCACCGTTGATGGTGCCCCGTGGGTCGATGTCATTGAGACCCGCCACGGCACCCCAGACTGGCTGCTCGAGCGGATCGTGGCGATCTGTGGCCGCCAGCCTGTCCGCGCCGTCCTGATCGACGGCAAGGGGCCGGCCGCGTCCCTGATCGACCCGCTCAAGCGCCGCAAGATCAAGGTTTCCATCACCACCGGCTACAACATGGCGGCAGCAGCCGCCGACTTCTACGACGCGGTGCTATCCCACCGCCTCGTCCACCTCGACCAGCCCGCCCTGAACGTCGCTGTCGCAAGCGCCCGGAAACGTCGCCTCGGCGACGCCTGGGCATGGAACCGCAAGGACGTGGAGTCCGACATCACCCCCTTGGTCTCCGCGACTCTCGCGCTGTTTGGGCAGTCCTACTCCGACGTCGTCCGCCCCACGCCCCGGAAAACTCGCAGAAAGGTGATCGTCCTATGA
- a CDS encoding helix-turn-helix domain-containing protein encodes MREILTTSEVAELLGIGLSTVTWRARQGRLPVLQQISGRGTYLFDGETIRKMADRAGRENTTDQAPQTEPPK; translated from the coding sequence ATGCGAGAAATTCTGACAACCTCAGAGGTCGCCGAGCTATTAGGAATCGGACTGAGCACTGTCACTTGGCGGGCTCGACAAGGACGACTCCCCGTCCTGCAACAGATTTCCGGTCGTGGCACTTACCTCTTCGACGGCGAGACGATCCGCAAGATGGCAGATCGCGCCGGGCGAGAAAACACCACCGACCAGGCACCACAAACGGAGCCGCCGAAATGA
- the orn gene encoding oligoribonuclease has protein sequence MSTPNQVAKNDRIVWADCEMTGLDPDRHVLVEIAVIVTDAELRPLDEGIDLVIHATEDELAEMDDFVQNMHARSGLTEQIRESTLSLAEAEQQVLEYVQRYVEVERAAPLAGNSIGTDRRFIAKYMPKLDEFLHYRMIDVSSIKELARRWYPKVYAGQPQKGLSHRALADIQESIQELAFYRHAIMVDAPGPDKGQILAAAEAAVEPWA, from the coding sequence GTGTCCACCCCTAATCAGGTAGCGAAGAACGACCGCATCGTCTGGGCAGACTGCGAGATGACCGGCCTGGACCCCGACCGCCACGTCCTGGTGGAGATCGCGGTGATCGTCACCGACGCCGAACTGCGCCCCCTCGACGAGGGCATCGACCTGGTCATCCACGCCACCGAGGACGAGCTCGCCGAGATGGATGACTTCGTGCAGAACATGCACGCCCGCTCGGGGCTGACGGAGCAGATCCGCGAGTCCACGCTCTCTCTCGCGGAGGCGGAGCAGCAAGTGCTGGAGTATGTACAGCGTTACGTGGAGGTCGAGCGGGCCGCGCCGCTAGCGGGCAACTCCATCGGCACGGATCGCCGCTTCATCGCGAAGTACATGCCGAAGCTGGACGAGTTCCTGCACTACCGCATGATCGACGTCTCCAGCATTAAGGAGCTCGCCCGTCGCTGGTACCCCAAGGTGTACGCGGGCCAGCCGCAGAAGGGGCTTTCCCACCGGGCGCTGGCGGATATTCAGGAGTCGATCCAGGAGCTCGCGTTCTACCGGCACGCGATCATGGTCGACGCGCCCGGCCCGGATAAGGGGCAGATCCTGGCGGCCGCTGAGGCAGCGGTCGAGCCCTGGGCCTAG
- a CDS encoding PLDc N-terminal domain-containing protein has translation MMHLLAAGDSLPMEGDNTIPPAYDLLWAGLAVAWVALLATALILLFKDQNTPRAALLWFLAILVFPILGSVVYLFTRNRRNRQQRQQV, from the coding sequence ATGATGCATCTCCTCGCCGCTGGCGATTCCCTCCCCATGGAGGGCGATAACACGATTCCGCCGGCATATGACCTCCTGTGGGCAGGGCTGGCGGTCGCTTGGGTCGCCCTGCTAGCAACTGCGCTGATCCTGTTGTTTAAGGATCAGAACACGCCCCGAGCCGCCCTGCTGTGGTTCCTCGCGATCCTGGTGTTTCCGATTCTCGGTTCGGTGGTCTACCTGTTCACGCGGAACCGGAGGAACCGGCAACAGCGCCAGCAGGTTTAG
- a CDS encoding bifunctional DNA primase/polymerase: MRTCESCGDELTKPRRGPWPKTCGQRCRKRLSRARTTVGTNSNSPYPVAMRALPRWTRAAGKRPITITGAPASTTNPSTWTRFATVENDAHGIMLGDGLGCIDLDDCFTATGELTPLAARIVAKNPKAFIEVSQSGKGLHIFGLRPEGPGIRRGGLEVYSWGRFIRTTGDIYQHGGLEELNV, translated from the coding sequence ATGAGAACCTGCGAGTCCTGCGGCGATGAACTCACCAAGCCGCGCCGGGGCCCGTGGCCGAAGACCTGCGGCCAACGGTGCCGTAAGCGGCTCTCCCGTGCCCGCACGACCGTAGGAACCAACTCGAACAGCCCCTACCCCGTCGCAATGCGGGCTCTCCCCCGGTGGACACGCGCAGCAGGAAAACGCCCCATCACCATCACCGGCGCGCCCGCATCCACGACCAACCCCTCCACATGGACGCGCTTCGCCACCGTCGAAAACGATGCCCACGGCATCATGCTCGGCGACGGGCTCGGCTGCATCGATCTCGATGATTGCTTCACCGCCACCGGCGAGCTCACCCCACTAGCCGCGCGGATCGTCGCGAAGAACCCAAAGGCCTTCATCGAAGTCAGCCAATCCGGTAAGGGGCTGCATATCTTCGGCCTACGACCGGAAGGCCCCGGAATCCGCCGGGGCGGCCTCGAGGTCTACTCCTGGGGCCGGTTCATCCGCACCACCGGCGACATCTACCAGCACGGCGGACTCGAAGAGCTCAACGTCTAA
- a CDS encoding HNH endonuclease yields the protein MCAWCGQPIDKRLKFPHPMSPTADHVHPVSRGGSNFGRLQPMHLLCNQQKGAGFSQFDSVHARRW from the coding sequence GTGTGTGCCTGGTGCGGTCAGCCCATCGATAAGCGCTTGAAGTTCCCCCACCCGATGTCACCGACAGCGGATCACGTGCACCCCGTATCCCGCGGGGGTTCAAACTTCGGCAGGCTCCAACCAATGCATCTTCTGTGTAACCAGCAAAAAGGCGCTGGGTTCTCGCAGTTCGATTCGGTTCACGCCCGCCGGTGGTAG
- a CDS encoding helix-turn-helix transcriptional regulator: MTKPVSNAGIIPEWEIKHRLQRAREIGGFTQTELAKIVGVSRATLANAEQGVRTPKRPLISAIAFATGVDPRWLETGKTPGGNDPDGGGQWWAIRDSNPGPTD, encoded by the coding sequence ATGACGAAACCAGTAAGTAATGCAGGGATTATTCCCGAATGGGAGATTAAGCACCGACTGCAGCGGGCGCGGGAGATCGGAGGCTTCACGCAGACGGAGCTCGCGAAGATTGTGGGCGTTAGCCGGGCGACGCTCGCCAATGCGGAGCAGGGGGTCAGGACGCCTAAGCGTCCGCTGATCTCGGCTATCGCTTTTGCTACGGGAGTTGACCCGCGCTGGCTCGAGACAGGAAAAACCCCCGGCGGGAATGATCCCGACGGGGGTGGTCAGTGGTGGGCCATCAGGGATTCGAACCCCGGACCCACTGATTAA
- a CDS encoding HNH endonuclease, with protein sequence MAWIRVSDTFNSAPEWMKARELAVDRRDGRLVAELRGHAMAMFAWSAQNFTDYVVPLGAAVEICGVDRVEQVLADLVTIGICEVADADGERRWRLVERASFVHLIKSDQKLLNAKRKRDQRKASLVVPVLLRDGSECRYCGEQVNWDDHRHEGGGTFDHRDVEAETTTENYVVACRGCNRLRADFDDPDEQLPLLDPPEQPIYDAQLCKKLAVWPRIVAAEASRMGFPNPLVSHGELGKVESPSKNGRPNGLNAVESESGRVQSPEPPARPAGVDPQVAASHPVRKTRPANGTGFLDNDSGTRTETKRRRKRRRR encoded by the coding sequence ATGGCGTGGATTCGTGTATCTGACACATTCAATTCCGCACCAGAGTGGATGAAAGCTCGCGAGCTGGCTGTGGATCGTCGTGATGGGCGCTTGGTGGCCGAGCTACGTGGGCATGCGATGGCGATGTTCGCTTGGTCTGCCCAGAACTTCACTGACTACGTGGTGCCCTTGGGCGCTGCTGTGGAGATCTGTGGGGTGGATCGAGTGGAGCAGGTGCTGGCCGATCTCGTGACGATCGGCATCTGCGAGGTCGCTGACGCTGATGGGGAAAGGCGGTGGCGGCTCGTGGAGCGGGCTTCCTTCGTCCACCTCATTAAGTCCGATCAAAAGCTGTTGAACGCAAAGCGGAAACGGGATCAGCGAAAGGCGAGCCTCGTCGTCCCAGTGCTGCTCCGTGATGGTAGCGAATGCCGCTACTGCGGGGAGCAGGTCAATTGGGATGACCATAGGCACGAGGGTGGCGGCACCTTCGATCATCGGGACGTGGAAGCAGAGACCACGACGGAGAACTACGTCGTGGCGTGCCGTGGCTGCAATCGGCTGCGCGCTGACTTCGATGACCCCGATGAGCAGTTGCCGTTGCTCGACCCACCAGAGCAGCCGATCTATGATGCCCAGCTTTGCAAGAAGCTGGCAGTGTGGCCACGCATCGTGGCCGCCGAGGCATCGCGAATGGGATTCCCGAACCCGCTTGTCAGCCATGGCGAGCTGGGCAAGGTTGAGTCCCCGTCGAAGAACGGGCGTCCGAATGGACTTAATGCTGTTGAGTCAGAGTCTGGTCGAGTCCAGTCTCCGGAACCCCCTGCCAGGCCAGCAGGGGTTGATCCGCAGGTGGCGGCCTCACATCCAGTGAGGAAGACGCGGCCCGCTAATGGGACAGGATTCCTGGACAATGATTCCGGCACCCGCACCGAGACTAAGCGACGCCGCAAGCGTCGCAGGCGTTAA
- a CDS encoding IS3 family transposase (programmed frameshift), with the protein MRARSSLSKQQREQLVELFEQGMGYTAAANALGVSKYAARTLRRRFQLHGKLCLVEKPTKQQYSFDIKKEVVQRYLAGETRMDLAREFGLSSDQLVKDWTRKWRTGGDDALTPKPKGRPKGSTAPKQLTEEDKLRRQIARLEAENAYFKKIAGLEEPGTRLKVQAIVILKSQHRLQYLLDAAGMPRSTFFYHQKRLNKPDKHAALKAAIRECFERNKHRYGYRRVLLDLRNQGWVVNHKLVYKLMYEMGLRAKIRQRRPYVSYTGTISHIADNTLDRRFTPDRPNTVFVSDVTEFRVQGRKVYLSPVMDLFDRSIVAHTVATSPSTALTTDSLSKAIAACAPEPGWMMHTDQGFQYQHSSWRNLIGDNGGVQSMSRKANCYDNAVMENFFGHLKTEMYHGEVFDTVAEFNQAIDEYIGWYNTERVQQRLKGLTPMQYRNQTLEPLTA; encoded by the exons TTGAGAGCACGAAGTTCGCTGAGTAAGCAGCAGCGCGAGCAGTTGGTTGAACTATTTGAGCAAGGCATGGGTTATACAGCCGCTGCCAATGCTCTTGGTGTCTCCAAGTATGCCGCCCGTACGCTGCGTCGTCGGTTTCAGCTGCATGGCAAGCTATGTCTTGTGGAGAAACCAACTAAACAGCAGTACTCGTTCGACATCAAAAAGGAAGTTGTCCAACGCTACCTTGCCGGCGAGACAAGAATGGATCTTGCCCGCGAGTTTGGCCTGTCGTCAGACCAGCTCGTCAAAGATTGGACCAGGAAATGGCGCACAGGCGGCGATGACGCGTTGACACCGAAACCGAAGGGCAGACCCAAAGGCTCGACCGCACCGAAGCAGCTTACAGAAGAAGACAAGCTTCGCCGTCAGATCGCGCGGTTGGAAGCGGAAAACGCTTACT TTAAAAAAATTGCGGGACTTGAGGAACCAGGGACACGCCTGAAAGTCCAGGCGATTGTCATCCTCAAGTCACAGCATCGTCTGCAATACCTTTTGGATGCGGCAGGCATGCCGAGGTCGACGTTCTTCTACCACCAGAAACGCCTCAACAAACCGGATAAGCACGCAGCACTCAAAGCCGCGATCCGGGAGTGCTTCGAACGGAACAAGCATCGCTACGGCTATAGGCGAGTCCTACTTGACCTGCGCAACCAAGGGTGGGTGGTCAACCACAAACTCGTGTACAAACTCATGTACGAGATGGGGCTTCGAGCCAAGATCCGCCAGCGCAGGCCCTATGTTTCCTACACTGGGACGATCAGCCACATCGCTGACAACACGCTTGACCGCAGGTTCACCCCAGATAGGCCGAATACCGTCTTTGTCAGCGACGTCACCGAGTTCAGGGTCCAAGGCCGCAAGGTCTACCTGTCACCGGTGATGGACTTGTTCGACCGCTCGATCGTTGCCCACACTGTGGCTACATCACCGTCGACAGCGTTGACCACCGATTCTTTGTCCAAGGCGATTGCAGCGTGTGCACCTGAACCCGGGTGGATGATGCACACCGATCAAGGCTTCCAGTACCAGCATTCCTCGTGGCGCAATCTGATCGGCGACAACGGCGGTGTTCAGTCGATGTCGCGTAAAGCCAACTGTTACGACAACGCGGTCATGGAGAACTTCTTCGGGCACTTGAAAACCGAGATGTACCACGGTGAGGTCTTCGACACGGTCGCAGAGTTCAACCAAGCGATCGACGAGTACATCGGGTGGTACAACACCGAACGCGTCCAACAACGACTCAAGGGCCTGACCCCGATGCAATATCGGAATCAGACCCTTGAACCCCTCACCGCCTAG
- the cmrA gene encoding mycolate reductase (Catalyzes the final step in mycolic acid biosynthesis.), producing the protein MTTEHNIPRPQPGAFALVTGASSGIGEALALELGRRGHDLILVARSTGPMEAIAEQLPGRDVRIRSVDLSDAAARAELIAEVEDLDVNILINSAGIATFGDFTDLDYGGERAQFELNATALFELTAAVLPRMLARGEGGIVNVGSAAGNMAIPGNATYVGTKAMVNTYTEALHYELKPKGIKCTLLAPGPVREAVKEEEKKTGVDRAVPDFIWTTYEDCAIETLEALAANKLRVVPGPLSKAMNFLSTYVPRRVSAPIMAKLYRKMAAEVAAEDAAKKQQN; encoded by the coding sequence TTGACTACCGAGCACAACATCCCCCGCCCCCAGCCCGGCGCTTTCGCCCTCGTCACCGGCGCATCCTCCGGTATCGGCGAGGCACTCGCCCTCGAGCTGGGGCGCCGTGGCCACGACCTCATCCTCGTCGCCCGCTCCACCGGGCCGATGGAGGCCATCGCCGAGCAGCTGCCCGGCCGGGACGTTCGCATCCGTTCTGTTGACCTTTCCGACGCCGCCGCCCGCGCGGAGCTCATCGCCGAGGTCGAGGACTTGGACGTCAACATCCTCATCAACTCCGCCGGCATCGCCACCTTCGGCGACTTCACCGACCTGGACTACGGCGGGGAACGCGCCCAGTTCGAGCTGAACGCCACCGCCTTGTTCGAGCTCACCGCCGCCGTCCTTCCCCGGATGCTGGCCCGTGGCGAGGGCGGCATCGTCAACGTCGGCTCCGCGGCCGGAAACATGGCGATCCCCGGCAACGCGACCTACGTGGGCACCAAGGCCATGGTCAACACCTACACCGAGGCCCTGCACTACGAGCTGAAGCCCAAGGGCATCAAGTGCACGCTGCTGGCACCGGGCCCCGTGCGCGAGGCGGTCAAGGAGGAAGAGAAGAAGACCGGCGTGGATCGGGCTGTGCCGGACTTCATCTGGACCACCTACGAGGACTGCGCCATCGAAACGCTGGAGGCGCTGGCCGCGAACAAGCTGCGCGTCGTCCCCGGTCCGCTGTCGAAGGCGATGAACTTCCTGTCCACCTACGTCCCCCGTCGCGTGAGTGCGCCGATCATGGCGAAGCTCTACCGCAAGATGGCCGCCGAGGTCGCGGCGGAGGACGCGGCAAAGAAGCAGCAGAACTAA
- a CDS encoding phytoene/squalene synthase family protein: MKLPHRPHPSPTEKYATVAQRAAAEVIRGYSTSFSMASSLLREPVRTHVRNLYAMVRVADEVVDGVAAGAGLNTEATRACLDAYEQAVYQACDRGFSTDLVLHAFARTANECGLEDADLRDFFTSMRQDTLVAVHDAASVDSYVHGSAEVIGLMCNAIFAADSAGRGRPWSAQRRSQANEGALALGRAFQKVNFLRDMAEDTQKLGRNYVSGEAMTDQPASPGDPSHTNNATSSTPRETPAPAPLTAQQKAAHIADIRADLALANSAISLLPATARAGVAAAHALFAELTELLDQASVAEIMSGRIRVSAPRKAAVTARAAARAWRA, encoded by the coding sequence ATGAAGCTTCCCCACCGTCCGCACCCCAGCCCCACGGAGAAGTACGCCACCGTAGCCCAGCGCGCGGCTGCTGAGGTCATTAGGGGATATTCCACCAGCTTTTCGATGGCCTCCTCCCTGCTGCGCGAGCCGGTGCGCACCCACGTGCGCAACCTCTACGCCATGGTGCGGGTGGCAGACGAGGTCGTCGACGGGGTCGCCGCCGGTGCCGGTCTGAACACCGAGGCCACCCGCGCCTGCCTCGACGCCTACGAGCAGGCGGTATACCAGGCCTGCGACCGCGGCTTCAGCACGGACCTGGTGCTGCACGCCTTCGCCCGCACCGCCAACGAGTGCGGGCTCGAGGACGCCGACCTGCGGGACTTCTTCACCTCGATGCGCCAGGACACCCTCGTCGCGGTTCACGACGCCGCGAGCGTCGACTCCTATGTCCACGGTTCCGCCGAGGTCATTGGACTGATGTGCAACGCCATCTTCGCCGCGGACTCCGCCGGTCGCGGGCGCCCGTGGTCCGCGCAGCGCCGCAGCCAGGCCAACGAGGGAGCGCTGGCCTTGGGGCGGGCTTTTCAGAAAGTGAATTTCCTCCGCGACATGGCCGAGGACACCCAGAAGCTGGGCCGGAACTACGTCTCGGGCGAGGCGATGACCGACCAGCCTGCCAGCCCGGGCGATCCGTCTCACACGAACAACGCCACCAGTTCCACCCCACGCGAGACCCCCGCCCCCGCTCCCCTGACCGCGCAGCAGAAGGCTGCCCATATCGCGGATATCCGCGCCGACCTCGCCCTGGCAAACAGCGCCATTAGCCTGCTGCCTGCCACCGCGCGAGCGGGAGTTGCGGCCGCTCACGCGCTGTTCGCGGAGCTCACGGAGCTACTGGACCAGGCCAGCGTCGCAGAGATCATGTCGGGCCGGATTCGGGTTTCCGCACCCCGCAAGGCCGCGGTCACCGCCCGCGCCGCAGCCCGGGCGTGGCGTGCCTAA